A single genomic interval of Actinomycetota bacterium harbors:
- a CDS encoding NADH-quinone oxidoreductase subunit A: MAQYLPLLAMLILAALFAGLSFVASRLMAPRRPTGAKEGPYECGIVPTQPAVDRFPVQFYLVAMIFIIFDIEIIFLYPWAVVYGSLGVYGLWAMGIFVLAIFIAFVYEVGNGGLDWGPVRRLRTLAPEGAKSTERSAATTIRRSPSKVA, translated from the coding sequence ATGGCCCAGTACCTTCCGCTCCTGGCCATGCTGATCCTGGCCGCGCTGTTCGCCGGCCTGTCGTTCGTCGCCTCCCGCCTGATGGCGCCCCGACGCCCCACGGGCGCCAAGGAAGGGCCCTACGAGTGCGGCATCGTGCCCACCCAACCGGCGGTCGACCGTTTCCCGGTCCAGTTCTACCTGGTGGCCATGATCTTCATCATCTTCGACATCGAGATCATCTTCTTGTACCCCTGGGCGGTCGTTTACGGCAGCCTCGGGGTCTACGGCCTGTGGGCCATGGGCATCTTCGTCCTGGCCATCTTCATCGCCTTCGTCTACGAGGTGGGCAATGGGGGGCTCGACTGGGGCCCGGTCCGCCGCCTGCGCACGCTGGCGCCCGAGGGGGCCAAGTCGACCGAGCGGTCGGCGGCCACCACCATCCGCCGCAGTCCCTCGAAGGTGGCCTGA